In a single window of the Enoplosus armatus isolate fEnoArm2 chromosome 15, fEnoArm2.hap1, whole genome shotgun sequence genome:
- the hivep2b gene encoding transcription factor HIVEP2 — protein MESLETTAGVKSSTEGQDRNVAQKKCTSEAAPTKRSPSVELEGKRWHQQLQEGQSRDTCGFKEMSDSGKSLQLEDQHSQTQSTSHQDYEVSSYPPQSTKQFPIGRQKAVGYLVSAQSPGPASHRKSTSSPEVQQQCSHSGMDQQSETVCKVEQKPQKPGKYVCDYCGRACAKPSVLKKHIRSHTGERPYPCVPCGFSFKTKSNLYKHRKSHAHLVKAGTVPLSELGSYNANTDQGSFEGEGELFSDAEQSTDTDEDTLNDPLLLLDSPAEGSDNTAVKVLNLIAQKKGATSMSAQDGSSQPQEINAPPAAAEASRAIQSCTIKQRLALRLSEKRSSDSDHNLSLPSQSSKGSTDSGYFSRSESTEHQTGPPNTNAKSYQEIMFGKCYRPSPKQTAAFVACSTDSEYTGRRSEKGVSRVFTQEKDTVESIKINTKSFMREEVKEPLLDAGSDVGPLIRSNSMPTSSAVCLTMPQALRGSHSFDERTSTGGMRRLRRQAAFELSAHDGHADTDSHGKMNESGISPSGLEMENYPSMASNMSHQRHAMELATRKRRKEKREEEDLPVQYESHHEQCEEMFDPSKDYDSKQAAACIMSLGKGHSSSMLTQMDRCDMDISVSLEMSGRKTLGNVISVIQHTNSINRPHSEQSEPYKYHGQRQESISSFQAMEASESYEMERSDSRLRQSFQMGPKLVRQPNIQVPEIRVTVEPDSPEKAPEVQVKEPEKHVEEFQWPQRSETLAQFPPEKLPPKKKRLRLADIEHSSGESSFESACTSLSRSPSQDSNLSYSSTFSFDREESLKSVSPARQDEFGKPLELLAVPGSGHSLSVLNQRQQHEMRRSSSEQAPCNLRKEFPEVRSISFDYGSLSPTSKVRHVDISAGHSAVRERRRGNLVRQESLNMDTEATQVPSQVFPQYLSSTSPPITAVAVLPQTLPIFSTGNTFPQLSHPSLLVPVRIQTHVPSFGSITYTSVSQIFDNQYDSVSSTTSTSQNQTSRLSGNLDSHNVLSYTRPPSMHILNVEALDLSSAKLKTGIPLSLTSRTISTTNASSGGANKRMLSPASSLDLFMEVKQQKRVKEERMFGQIVEELSAVELGKCNLSEEKGHRSEMQGASTPHAQDDSRRSTFITLQQKVTEVTDHRLESAMESSSLETSSPPYSMISASEVKEVGMEKRVQMDMVAQLVTSQDLISDTEHSRRLSQFPSLRTTTGVSWCYLNYTKPSCSHSSAPFSSVYATWCVSSHNPNPLELSTSAVLALLRSKQRGDKVIYTVAAMCQPGTGKLVSSLILWRQTMEQLQRKPEPKEVDITYGKKVKDISCRVKTTKEEWKEREASTTQTVPTRIKIFEGGYKSNEDYVYVRGRGRGKYICEECGIRCKKPSMLKKHIRTHTDVRPYICRVCNFAFKTKGNLTKHMKSKAHMKKCLELGVSVTMDETEIQEHLDDIQQESKTEAVVTTKHQFSDADDSDGMDEEVDEIDEEDDEDDEYEGDSTPKLRSRSTSPQPCGVTSLSVTATAAIHGYSLTSLPDADVRQQTSGRGTGSDHRPVLATDQREKSMDEDSLTMLSPDQASFLFDPYSSCLLSPGWESPIREPSPSRLRYPSPRRELSPRGRSSPRWDTSPLRPGSPSFTPIQHLSPVSIERPMSPGTELAGKRESSIRGRQRIVLRAVSPRRGSHQHKGSGDKTRHQAKMEMAQQQGAFEMEMDQRSSLAASLPGAGSSHHQNILSHLPLHSQQQAHSLLPVVPVGGLQMLHSPPSSSTDVTPSSAPSPQSSEGQRCSSREGSVHGLETEGEDIRGQNQLSSHQAAQEKNLDPGVRESRQEEYVQTCLKAIASLKITTEDPH, from the exons ATGGAGTCACTTGAAACTACTGCAGGGGTGAAAAGCTCCACTGAGGGTCAGGACAGAAATGTTGCACAGAAAAAATGCACCTCAGAGGCAGCGCCGACTAAAAGGAGTCCATCAGTTGAATTGGAAGGAAAGAGGTGGCACCAACAACTGCAAGAAGGtcagagcagagacacatgTGGCTTCAAGGAAATGTCTGACTCAGGGAAATCACTGCAACTAGAAGATCAGCACTCCCAAACCCAGTCCACAAGCCATCAAGACTATGAGGTGTCTTCATATCCACCACAGTCCACAAAACAGTTTCCCATTGGCAGACAGAAAGCTGTAGGCTACTTAGTTTCAGCACAGTCCCCAGGACCCGCATCTCATAGGAAGTCCACCAGTTCACCTGAAGTCCAACAACAGTGCTCCCATTCAGGGATGGATCAGCAGTCAGAGACTGTGTGTAAGGTGGAACAGAAACCACAAAAGCCTGGGAAGTATGTTTGTGATTATTGCGGAAGGGCATGTGCCAAACCCAGCGTGCTTAAGAAACATATTCGCTCACACACCGGGGAACGGCCCTATCCATGTGTCCCCTGCGGGTTCTCCTTCAAAACCAAGAGTAATTTATACAAACACCGAAAGTCCCATGCTCACTTGGTCAAAGCGGGAACAGTGCCACTCTCAGAACTTGGTTCTTACAATGCCAACACAGACCAGGGGTCTTTTGAAGGGGAAGGAGAGTTATTCTCTGATGCTGAGCAAAGCACGGACACGGACGAGGACACTCTTAACgacccgctgctgctgctggactctCCAGCGGAGGGATCAGATAACACTGCTGTAAAAGTACTAAATCTCATTGCTCAGAAAAAGGGAGCCACGTCGATGTCAGCTCAGGATGGTTCATCCCAGCCCCAAGAAATCAATGCACCTCCTGCTGCCGCCGAGGCTAGCCGTGCAATTCAATCTTGCACGATCAAACAGCGGCTTGCACTTCGGCTGTCTGAAAAAAGAAGCAGCGACTCTGACCACAATCTGTCCCTCCCAAGTCAGTCTAGCAAGGGCAGCACAGACTCTGGCTACTTCTCGCGCTCCGAGAGTACCGAGCACCAGACTGGTCCACCGAACACTAACGCAAAGTCCTATCAAGAAATTATGTTCGGGAAGTGTTATAGGCCAAGCCCtaaacagacagcagcttttGTGGCTTGTAGCACAGACAGTGAATATACTGGGAGACGCTCAGAGAAAGGTGTCTCCCGTGTTTTCACCcaagaaaaagacacagttgagtcaatcaaaataaacacaaagtcattCATGAGGGAAGAGGTAAAAGAACCCCTGTTAGACGCTGGCTCTGATGTGGGGCCTCTGATCAGAAGCAACTCAATGCCAACATCCTCAGCAGTGTGTCTGACTATGCCTCAAGCCCTCAGAGGCAGCCACTCATTTGATGAGAGAACAAGCACCGGGGGCATGAGGAGACTCAGGCGGCAAGCTGCTTTCGAACTCTCGGCACATGATGGCCACGCAGACACCGACAGCCATGGAAAGATGAACGAGAGTGGCATTTCACCCTCAGGATTGGAAATGGAAAATTACCCCTCTATGGCATCTAATATGAGCCATCAGCGACATGCAATGGAACTGGCAACACGGAAGCGTcggaaagagaagagggaggaggaagattTGCCAGTTCAATATGAGAGCCACCATGAACAGTGTGAAGAAATGTTTGATCCAAGCAAGGACTATGACTCAAAACAGGCTGCAGCGTGCATTATGTCATTAGGAAAGGGACATTCTTCAAGTATGCTAACACAGATGGACAGGTGTGACATGGACATATCAGTGAGCCTTGAAATGTCTGGTCGAAAAACTTTAGGGAATGTAATTTCTGTTATCCAGCACACAAACTCAATAAACAGGCCTCACTCTGAACAGTCAGAACCATACAAGTATCATGGGCAGAGACAGGAGagtatttcttcatttcaagCTATGGAGGCAAGTGAATCATATGAGATGGAAAGGAGTGATAGTAGGCTGAGGCAATCATTTCAAATGGGCCCCAAACTTGTGCGGCAGCCCAACATACAAGTCCCAGAAATTAGGGTCACAGTAGAGCCTGACAGTCCAGAAAAAGCACCAGAGGTGCAGGTGAAGGAGCCAGAGAAGCACGTGGAGGAGTTTCAGTGGCCTCAAAGGAGTGAAACTTTAGCACAATTCCCTCCAGAAAAGCTCCCTCCAAAGAAGAAAAGGCTACGCTTAGCTGATATCGAGCACTCCTCTGGGGAATCTAGTTTCGAGTCTGCCTGCACCAGTCTCTCCCGCAGCCCGAGCCAAGACAGCAACTTATCTTATAGCTCCACCTTCTCCtttgacagagaggagagcttGAAGTCAGTCTCTCCAGCCAGGCAGGATGAATTTGGCAAACCACTAGAGCTCTTAGCTGTGCCAGGGAGTGGGcactccctctctgtgctcAACCAGCGTCAACAACATGAAATGAGACGCTCCTCCTCAGAGCAGGCGCCGTGTAACTTGCGCAAGGAGTTCCCAGAGGTACGCAGCATATCATTTGACTATGGCAGTCTTTCTCCAACATCCAAAGTTAGACACGTGGACATCAGTGCTGGCCACTcggctgtgagagagagaaggaggggaaacTTGGTGCGACAGGAGTCACTGAATATGGACACTGAGGCAACACAAGTCCCATCACAAGTGTTTCCTCAGTACCTCAGCAGCACCTCCCCTCCAATCACAGCAGTTGCTGTTCTGCCGCAGACTTTGCCAATATTTTCCACCGGGAATACATTTCCCCAGCTGTCACATCCGAGCCTGTTAGTTCCTGTAAGAATACAGACTCATGTGCCATCCTTTGGCAGTATCACATACACTTCAGtatcacagatctttgacaaTCAGTATGACAGTGTTAGCTCCACTACGTCCACTTCTCAGAATCAAACTTCACGTTTGTCTGGAAATCTTGATTCTCATAATGTATTATCTTATACCAGACCACCTTCAATGCACATCCTCAATGTTGAAGCCCTTGATTTGTCATCAGCTAAGCTCAAGACAGgcatccccctctctctgaccTCCAGAACTATCTCAACCACTAACGCCTCCAGTGGTGGTGCAAACAAACGGATGCTATCCCCTGCCAGCAGCCTGGACCTTTTCATGGAGGTCAAGCAGCAAAAACgtgtgaaagaggaaagaatGTTTGGGCAGATAGTAGAGGAGCTGAGTGCTGTGGAGTTgggaaaatgtaatttgagTGAAGAGAAGGGGCACAGGTCAGAGATGCAGGGTGCATCCACACCTCATGCTCAGGATGACTCACGTAGGAGTACATTTATCACACTTCAGCAGAAAGTGACAGAGGTCACTGACCACAGACTTGAGTCAGCTATGGAAAGTAGCTCCCTGGAAACCAGCTCACCTCCCTACTCCATGATATCAGCCAGCGAAGTGAAAGAAGTTGGCATGGAGAAACGAGTGCAGATGGATATGGTGGCACAGCTGGTTACCAGTCAAGACCTGATCTCAGACACAGAGCATTCAAGACGGTTATCTCAGTTTCCAAGTCTTCGCACGACGACAGGTGTGAGCTGGTGTTATCTCAACTACACCAAGCCGAGCTGCTCTCACAGCAGCGCCCCCTTCTCCTCTGTGTATGCCACCTGGTGTGTGAGTTCCCACAACCCAAACCCTCTTGAACTGAGTACCAGTGCTGTTCTGGCTCTACTGCGGTCCAAACAGAGGGGTGACAAGGTGATATACACTGTGGCCGCCATGTGTCAGCCTGGCACTGGGAAACTGGTTTCATCCCTCATCCTGTGGAGGCAGACCATGGAACAG ctgcagaggaaaccGGAGCCCAAAGAGGTGGACATCACCTACGGGAAGAAGGTGAAAGACATAAGCTGCAGAGTGAAAACTACCAAGGAGGagtggaaagagagggaggcttCCACAACTCAAACAGTGCCAACACGCATTAAGATCTTCGAGGGAGG GTACAAGTCCAATGAAGACTATGTGTATGTCCGAGGCCGAGGTCGGGGGAAATACATTTGTGAGGAGTGTGGTATTCGCTGTAAGAAGCCGAGCATGCTGAAGAAACACATCAGGACCCATACAGACGTGAGACCGTACATCTGCAGGGTCTGCAACTTTGCTTTTAAAACTAAAG GAAACCTGACTAAACATATGAAGTCAAAGGCACACATGAAGAAATGTCTTGAACTGGGAGTGTCAGTGACGATGGATGAGACGGAGATACAGGAACATT TGGACGACATCCAACAAGAGTCCAAGACAGAGGCCGTGGTCACAACCAAACACCAGTTCTCAGACGCCGACGACTCTGATGGCATGGACGAAGAAGTGGATGAAATTGAcgaagaggatgatgaggacgACGAATATGAGGGTGACTCCACGCCAAAGTTGCGTTCAAGAAGCACGAGTCCTCAGCCGTGTGGTGTTACGTCTCTGTCAGTCACAGCCACCGCCGCTATCCATGGCTATTCCCTCACCTCTCTGCCCGATGCAGATGTCCGCCAACAGACCTCTGGTAGAGGGACAGGCTCGGACCATCGACCTGTGCTTGCAACAGACCAGAGAGAGAAGTCCATGGATGAAGACTCTCTGACCATGCTGTCTCCAGACCAGGCCAGCTTCCTATTTGACCCCTACTCTTCTTGTCTGCTCTCTCCTGGTTGGGAGTCTCCCATCAGGGAACCCTCCCCTTCGCGCCTGCGTTACCCCTCCCCGAGGCGAGAACTCTCCCCGCGAGGTCGCTCCTCTCCCAGATGGGATACCTCTCCGCTGAGGCCTGGTTCGCCCAGCTTCACACCCATTCAGCACCTCTCTCCGGTCTCAATCGAACGACCGATGTCTCCTGGAACAGAGCTGGCTGGAAAGCGAGAATCCTCAATCAGAGGCCGGCAGAGAATTGTACTGAGGGCGGTTTCACCACGCAGAGGCTCGCACCAACACAAAGGCAGCGGTGATAAAACCAGACACCAGGCAAAGATGGAGATGGCTCAACAACAAGGAGcctttgaaatggaaatg GATCAAAGGAGCAGTTTGGCTGCCAGTTTGCCTGGTGCTGGCAGTTCTCATCACCAGAACATCCTCAGCCACCTCCCTCTTCACTCCCAGCAGCAGGCCCACAGTTTGCTCCCCGTCGTTCCTGTCGGAGGGCTCCAGATGTTACACTCCCCGCCTTCCTCCAGCACTGATGTCACCCCCTCCTCGGCACCAAGCCCCCAGAGCAGTGAGGGCCAGCGttgcagcagcagggagggatCTGTCCATGGGCTTGAGACGGAAGGAGAGGACATCAGAGGCCAGAACCAGCTGTCATCCCATCAGGCCGCTCAGGAGAAAAACCTCGACCCCGGCGTCAGGGAAAGCAGACAAGAGGAGTACGTCCAGACCTGCTTGAAAGCCATCGCCTCGTTGAAGATTACTACAGAAGACCCTCATTGA